A genomic region of Gossypium hirsutum isolate 1008001.06 chromosome D01, Gossypium_hirsutum_v2.1, whole genome shotgun sequence contains the following coding sequences:
- the LOC107928909 gene encoding uncharacterized protein produces the protein MDGSNSTEAERWLTIAEKLLASRDFHGTRTFAIRARESAPVLADQILAVTDILLAAQANPHDWYGILQLIPLTQSMEVVASQYRKLAILLNPAENTLSFADQAFRLVSEAWNVLSNPSKKLIYDNELRFLQFGPVSQMNQLGQFNQQHYHHQPELQQQQQPQTQMLFMQPQPPPPPKETQTLFMQTPQKETQTQVTQSLFVRSPRSNNKDGNAELEGGRQLGLSNTLPESTRPAESAWTRQIYQLGLAEPSQVNQTGSVGSSHICWPEPIRPSQINRPEPIRASQVNQPGTSSSSQFNLTQPTRTGQINNTASPSPPPNPSPPTSTTERSRAEPTSVTQKTNLTRPNEATESEGPAFWTPTSVTQKTNSTRPNEAIESEGPAFWTPTSVTQKTNSARPNQATESEGPAFWTACPYCYVLYEYPNAYKDCTLRCQTKSCRRAFHAMVIPSPPFNGNDTYFCCWGFYPLGFSGNGKNMGRKFPSWSPISSVFTCSNNKDEGKQKNPKKSAPRVFYDENDVYVEISDPSMGSEDNDE, from the coding sequence ATGGACGGCAGCAACTCTACGGAGGCGGAGCGGTGGCTGACCATAGCGGAGAAGCTACTCGCGTCACGTGACTTTCACGGGACAAGGACTTTCGCAATCCGAGCTCGAGAATCGGCTCCTGTCCTCGCCGATCAAATCCTCGCCGTGACAGATATTCTCTTAGCCGCACAAGCCAATCCTCATGACTGGTACGGGATTCTTCAACTCATTCCTTTAACTCAGTCCATGGAAGTAGTGGCGAGTCAGTATAGGAAACTCGCTATTCTTTTGAATCCTGCGGAGAATACGCTTTCGTTTGCAGATCAGGCGTTTCGATTAGTTTCTGAAGCTTGGAATGTGTTGTCTAATCCTTCTAAGAAGCTTATTTATGATAATGAGTTGAGATTTCTTCAGTTTGGTCCGGTGAGTCAGATGAATCAACTCGGCCAGTTCAATCAGCAGCATTACCATCATCAACCAGAGCTTCAACAGCAACAGCAACCGCAAACGCAGATGCTGTTCATGCAACCGCAACCTCCTCCACCGCCTAAAGAAACGCAAACGCTGTTTATGCAAACGCCGCAGAAGGAAACGCAAACGCAAGTTACGCAGTCACTATTTGTGAGAAGTCCTAGGAGTAATAATAAAGATGGAAACGCGGAATTAGAAGGAGGAAGACAGCTGGGTTTAAGTAATACTCTACCTGAGTCAACTCGGCCGGCTGAGTCAGCTTGGACGAGGCAGATTTATCAGTTAGGTTTAGCTGAGCCGAGTCAGGTTAATCAGACAGGATCAGTTGGTTCGAGCCATATTTGTTGGCCGGAGCCTATACGGCCTAGCCAGATTAATCGGCCTGAGCCTATTCGGGCGAGCCAGGTTAATCAGCCAGGAACATCTAGCTCTAGTCAGTTTAATCTGACTCAGCCGACTCGGACGGGTCAGATCAATAACACAGCATCTCCTTCTCCTCCTCCTAATCCTTCTCCTCCTACTTCTACTACGGAGCGTAGTCGGGCAGAGCCAACTAGTGTGACTCAGAAAACCAATTTAACTCGTCCTAATGAAGCTACTGAGTCAGAGGGACCGGCATTCTGGACGCCAACTAGTGTGACTCAGAAAACAAATTCGACTCGTCCTAATGAAGCTATTGAGTCAGAGGGACCGGCTTTCTGGACACCAACTAGTGTGACTCAGAAAACAAATTCGGCTCGTCCTAATCAAGCTACTGAGTCGGAAGGACCGGCTTTCTGGACGGCATGTCCGTACTGTTACGTTCTCTACGAGTATCCAAATGCGTACAAGGATTGTACACTTAGGTGTCAGACTAAGAGCTGCCGGAGAGCTTTCCATGCTATGGTGATACCTTCGCCGCCATTCAACGGAAATGACACATATTTCTGCTGTTGGGGGTTTTATCCCTTAGGATTTTCCGGGAATGGTAAGAATATGGGCCGTAAATTTCCCAGTTGGTCACCAATTTCCTCCGTGTTTACTTGCTCTAACAACAAGGATGAAGGAAAACAAAAGAACCCCAAAAAATCTGCTCCAAGagtgttttatgatgaaaatgatgtATATGTTGAGATTTCTGATCCGAGTATGGGTTCTGAGGATAATGATGAATGA